A DNA window from Setaria viridis chromosome 2, Setaria_viridis_v4.0, whole genome shotgun sequence contains the following coding sequences:
- the LOC117843155 gene encoding cytokinin hydroxylase yields MALVMLMVIASPVLVLLLRAAWVALSCYVLTPLRIRRIMARQGVHGPPPRLLIGNLRDVSAMVAQSTADDMPALSHDIVGRLMPHYVLWSKTYGKFFVYWYGSEPRLCLTDAAMIKEFLSSKYAASATGKSWLQRQGTRHFIGRGLLMANGAHWSHQRHVVAPAFMADKLKGRVGHMVECTKQTIRALREAAAATPSPGGGRRCEVDIAAYMTRLTGDIISRTEFDTSYDTGKRIFHLLEDLQRLTARSSRHLWIPGSQYFPSKYRREIRRLNGELEAVLTESIGRSREIADEGRATSAYGRGLLAMLLTEMERKKQDDGAAAGGRKQQQQFSYDLQLVIDECKTFFFAGHDTSALLLTWALMLLATHHEWQDRARAEVARVCGDAPPSYDDLSKLNVLQMIIHETLRLYPPATLLPRMVFEDIRLGGGIGGGESLHLPAGLSVWIPVLAIHHDESIWGPDAHEFRPERFASGRRPAFLPFAAGPRNCVGQAYALVEAKVVLAMLLQQFRLAISDDYRHAPVNVLTLRPKHGVPVHLRPLRP; encoded by the exons ATGGCGCTCGTGATGCTGATGGTGATCGCGTCCCCTGTCCTGGTGTTGCTCCTGCGGGCGGCGTGGGTGGCCCTGTCCTGCTACGTCCTGACGCCACTGAGGATCCGGCGGATCATGGCCCGGCAGGGCGTCCACGGCCCCCCGCCTCGTCTGCTCATCGGAAACCTCCGCGACGTGTCGGCGATGGTGGCGCAGTCCACCGCCGACGACATGCCGGCCCTGAGCCACGACATCGTCGGCCGCCTCATGCCGCACTACGTGCTCTGGTCCAAGACCTACG GAAAGTTCTTCGTCTACTGGTACGGCAGCGAGCCGCGGTTGTGCCTGACGGACGCGGCCATGATCAAGGAGTTCCTCTCGTCCAAGTACGCGGCGAGCGCCACGGGGAAGTCGTGGCTCCAGCGGCAGGGGACCAGGCACTTCATCGGCCGGGGACTCCTCATGGCCAACGGCGCGCACTGGTCGCACCAGCGCCACGTCGTCGCGCCGGCGTTCATGGCCGACAAGCTCAAG GGGCGTGTGGGCCACATGGTTGAGTGCACGAAGCAGACGATCCGGGCgctgcgggaggcggcggcggcgacgccgtccccgggcggcgggcggcggtgcgaGGTGGACATCGCCGCGTACATGACCCGCCTGACCGGCGACATCATCTCGCGGACCGAGTTCGACACGAGCTATGATACCGGGAAGCGAATCTTCCACCTCCTCGAGGACCTGCAGCGCCTCACGGCGCGATCAAGCCGCCACCTCTGGATCCCCGGCAGCCA GTACTTCCCGAGCAAGTACAGGCGGGAGATCAGGCGGCTGAACGGCGAGCTGGAGGCGGTGCTGACGGAGTCCATCGGGCGGAGCCGGGAGATCGCCGACGAGGGCCGCGCCACGTCGGCCTACGGCCGGGGGCTCCTGGCCATGCTGCTGACCGAGATGGAGCGGAAGAAGCAGGACGAcggggccgcggccggcggccggaagcagcagcagcagttcaGCTACGACCTGCAGCTGGTGATCGACGAGTGCAAGACGTTCTTCTTCGCCGGGCACGACACGTCGGCGCTGCTCCTCACCTGGGCGCTCATGCTCCTCGCCACGCACCACGAGTGGCAGGACCGGGCCCGCGCCGAGGTCGCCCGCGTCTGCGGCGACGCCCCGCCGTCCTACGACGACCTCTCCAAGCTCAACGTG CTGCAGATGATCATCCACGAGACGCTTCGGCTGTACCCGCCGGCGACGCTGCTGCCGCGGATGGTGTTCGAGGACATCCGGCTCGGCGGTGGCATCGGAGGCGGCGAAAGCCTCCACCTGCCGGCCGGCCTATCGGTGTGGATCCCGGTGCTAGCCATCCACCACGACGAGTCCATCTGGGGCCCCGACGCGCACGAGTTCAGGCCGGAGCGGTTCGCGTCGGGGCGGCGCCCGGCGTTCCTGCCGTTCGCGGCGGGCCcgcgcaactgcgtcggccaggCGTACGCGCTCGTCGAGGCCAAGGTCGTGCTCGCCATGCTGCTCCAGCAATTCCGCCTCGCCATCTCCGACGACTACCGCCACGCGCCCGTCAACGTGCTCACCCTCCGCCCCAAGCACGGAGTGCCCGTCCACCTCCGCCCGCTGCGGCCATGA
- the LOC117842324 gene encoding uncharacterized protein At1g66480, which yields MGNALAGRRRAAKVMTVDGATFRYKTPAAAGAALRGHPGHQLLESEEVRRLGVRARPLDRDAPLKPGKLYFLVQIPRGAAVGCAGDDDPRAPRKTWSGALHVGARERLESLMLSRRTVSDVASIMPSSAARLAAVGAGGSPNKPPSSVEVGADGAVRLRMRLPKAEVARLMKESRDPAEAAERIMQLCVARDQGAAAAPPPVARSALSGRNATTTTAGLKREKRTRFMAVPDEIIG from the exons ATGGGCAACgctctcgccggccgccggcgcgcggccaAGGTGATGACGGTGGACGGCGCGACGTTCCGATACAAGacccccgccgcggcgggcgccgcGCTGCGCGGCCACCCAGGCCACCAGCTGCTCGAGTCCGAGGAGGTCCGCCGGCTCGGCGTGCGCGCCCGGCCGCTAGACCGCGACGCGCCGCTCAAGCCCGGGAAGCTCTACTTCCTCGTCCAGAtcccgcgcggcgccgccgtaggttgcgccggcgacgacgacccgcgcgcgccgcgcaaGACGTGGTCGGGCGCTCTGCACGTGGGCGCCCGGGAACGTCTCGAGAGCCTGATGCTGTCCCGGCGCACCGTGTCGGACGTGGCGTCCATCATGCCGTCGTCGGCCGCGCGCCTCGCcgcggtgggcgccggcgggtCCCCGAACAAGCCGCCGTCGTCCGTGGAGGTCGGCGCGGACGGCGCGGTGCGGCTGCGGATGCGGCTGCCCAaggcggaggtggcgcggcTGATGAAGGAGAGCAGGGAccccgccgaggccgccgagcGGATCATGCAGCTGTGCGTGGCCAGGGAccagggcgccgccgcggccccgccgccggtggcgcgtTCCGCGCTGTCCGGCAGGaacgcgacgacgacgactgctGGCTTGAAGAGAGAG AAGCGTACGAGGTTCATGGCGGTTCCTGACGAGATCATCGGATGA